A region from the Cryptosporangium arvum DSM 44712 genome encodes:
- the hisN gene encoding histidinol-phosphatase, with translation MSRYSDDLAFAHVLADTADRITTARFKAQDLRVSSKPDMTPVTDADTAVEQALRSTLSRARPRDGIIGEEFGEVPGHGVRRWVIDPIDGTKNFVRGVPVWATLIALLENDEPVAGMVTAPALGRRWWAAKGCGAYAGRRPTAGTPIHVSAVSNLADASLSYSSLSGWEEQSALGDFVDLTRSVWRTRAYGDFYSYVLLAEGAVDVACEPEVSLWDLAALAAIVAEAGGTFTDLSGKPGPAGGSAVATNGLLHESVLKIIGTDTGRL, from the coding sequence ATGTCCCGCTACTCCGACGATCTGGCGTTCGCCCACGTCCTGGCCGACACCGCGGACCGGATCACCACCGCCCGCTTCAAGGCGCAGGACCTTCGGGTCTCGTCGAAACCGGACATGACTCCGGTCACCGATGCCGACACTGCCGTCGAGCAGGCGCTGCGCTCGACGCTCAGCCGGGCCCGCCCCCGCGACGGCATCATCGGTGAGGAGTTCGGCGAAGTTCCCGGCCACGGCGTCCGCCGCTGGGTGATCGACCCGATCGACGGCACCAAGAACTTCGTCCGCGGGGTACCGGTCTGGGCGACGCTCATCGCGCTCCTGGAGAACGACGAGCCGGTCGCCGGGATGGTGACGGCCCCCGCGCTGGGCCGCCGCTGGTGGGCCGCGAAGGGCTGTGGGGCCTACGCCGGGCGGCGCCCCACCGCAGGCACCCCGATCCACGTCTCGGCCGTGAGCAACCTCGCCGACGCGTCGCTCTCCTACTCGTCGCTCTCGGGCTGGGAAGAGCAGAGCGCGCTGGGGGACTTCGTCGATCTGACGCGATCGGTTTGGCGCACCCGTGCTTACGGGGACTTCTACAGCTATGTGTTGCTGGCCGAGGGCGCGGTCGACGTGGCGTGCGAACCGGAGGTCTCGCTGTGGGACCTCGCGGCGCTCGCCGCGATCGTCGCCGAGGCCGGGGGCACGTTCACCGATCTCTCCGGAAAGCCCGGACCCGCCGGAGGCAGCGCGGTAGCGACGAACGGACTGCTGCACGAATCCGTGTTGAAGATCATCGGCACCGACACGGGCCGACTTTAG
- a CDS encoding cold-shock protein, translated as MATGTVKWFNAEKGYGFIAPDGGGPDVFAHYSAIQVQGYKELSDGQQVEFDVTQGQKGPQAANIRPI; from the coding sequence ATGGCTACCGGCACCGTCAAGTGGTTCAACGCCGAAAAGGGTTACGGCTTCATCGCGCCGGACGGTGGAGGCCCCGACGTCTTCGCCCACTACTCAGCGATCCAGGTGCAGGGTTACAAGGAACTGTCTGACGGCCAGCAGGTCGAGTTCGACGTGACCCAGGGCCAGAAGGGCCCGCAGGCGGCCAACATCCGCCCGATCTGA
- a CDS encoding SCO6745 family protein: protein MPELRDPYPALARRAWQVLEVVHVLSYFAPETRQATDALGLKGYWMGYFGCRAAPLGAVSAAAVTATFHNFHPGMVERAVPDVWKYATPEQLIEARLAGVDASLRRLFGDEIAADPNVGRATDLAVEAAAAVRGAEVSGRPLAAANAALTVPDAPHLALWHALTVLREHRGDGHVSLLVTGEIGPVEAHILAIASGRSSAELLRTARKWSDEDWDAGVESLVGRGWLREDWTLTPQGVAARETLEDDTDQLASGPYRVLGTEATAELTELLTPLATTIVAAGVLPFPNPVGLPAPGTD, encoded by the coding sequence GTGCCCGAACTCCGTGACCCGTACCCCGCCCTGGCCCGCCGCGCCTGGCAGGTTCTCGAGGTCGTCCACGTGCTCAGCTATTTCGCCCCGGAGACCCGGCAGGCGACCGACGCGCTGGGACTCAAGGGTTACTGGATGGGCTACTTCGGCTGCCGAGCGGCTCCGCTCGGCGCGGTCTCGGCCGCGGCGGTGACCGCCACGTTCCACAACTTCCACCCCGGCATGGTGGAGCGCGCGGTGCCGGACGTGTGGAAGTACGCCACCCCCGAGCAGCTGATCGAGGCCAGGCTCGCCGGTGTCGACGCGTCGCTGCGCCGCCTCTTCGGCGACGAGATCGCCGCCGACCCGAACGTCGGCCGCGCCACCGACCTGGCCGTGGAGGCCGCCGCCGCGGTCCGGGGGGCCGAGGTCTCCGGTCGGCCGCTGGCCGCCGCCAACGCGGCGCTCACCGTGCCCGACGCGCCCCACCTCGCGCTCTGGCACGCGCTGACCGTGCTGCGCGAGCACCGCGGCGACGGGCACGTCTCGCTGCTGGTCACCGGCGAGATCGGGCCGGTCGAGGCACACATCCTGGCGATCGCCTCCGGCCGGTCGTCGGCCGAGTTGCTGCGCACCGCACGCAAATGGTCGGACGAGGACTGGGACGCCGGGGTGGAGAGCCTGGTCGGGCGCGGCTGGCTGCGCGAGGACTGGACGCTCACGCCGCAAGGTGTCGCGGCCCGCGAGACCCTCGAGGACGACACCGACCAGCTGGCCTCCGGGCCGTACCGCGTGCTCGGCACCGAGGCGACCGCCGAACTCACGGAGTTGCTCACACCGCTCGCCACGACGATCGTGGCAGCAGGGGTGCTTCCGTTCCCCAACCCGGTCGGCCTCCCGGCCCCCGGGACCGACTGA
- a CDS encoding winged helix-turn-helix transcriptional regulator, whose product MSDDVLEFDATTLPGRPCSMAAALSLVGEKWALLAIREIFWGNHRFDEIARNTGAPRDRLAARLRSLEAAGVVERQRYSERPPRFEYHLTPAGRDLSTVMDSLRSWGDRWLAGSPPAAIAHSCGEMLDGLYVCRHCGDEVRNLDLELQMRMPDWDRSGPLA is encoded by the coding sequence GTGAGTGACGACGTGTTGGAGTTCGACGCCACGACGCTTCCGGGCCGGCCCTGTTCGATGGCGGCCGCTCTGTCGCTCGTCGGCGAGAAGTGGGCCCTGCTGGCGATCCGCGAGATCTTCTGGGGCAACCACCGCTTCGACGAGATCGCCCGCAACACCGGTGCGCCGCGCGACCGGTTGGCCGCGCGGCTGCGGAGTCTCGAAGCGGCCGGGGTGGTCGAGCGGCAGCGCTACTCGGAGCGGCCGCCGCGGTTCGAATACCACCTCACGCCGGCCGGGCGGGACCTGTCGACCGTGATGGACTCGCTGCGCAGCTGGGGTGACCGGTGGCTGGCCGGCTCTCCGCCGGCGGCGATCGCCCACAGCTGCGGTGAGATGTTGGACGGCCTCTACGTGTGCCGCCACTGTGGCGACGAGGTGCGCAACCTCGACCTGGAACTGCAGATGCGGATGCCCGACTGGGACCGGAGCGGCCCGCTGGCCTGA
- a CDS encoding UPF0182 family protein, translating to MRSPLPSVSRRARRVVIVLVSAVVLLFVLTAGSSLYADWLWYDEIGLTRVLTTQLQTKLLLFVLFGVITGAIVAVNLYVAYRLRPIFAPMSLEQQNLERYRMAIAPRFGLLTLAAGAVVGVITGLSAQGQWDTWLLFVNSTPFGQNDEQFGRDISFYVFEYPFWRYVLSVAFTAIVLSVIGALVVHYLFGGIRLQAGSGGRLGTAVIGHLSVLLGLFVALKAVAYYFDRFGMLFGYNDATKTHGASAADIEFLLPAKNILLWIAALCALVFFANLGFRRVLPPAMALILLGISAIVIGGAVPALAEQFTIKPNAAEREADYIERSIAATRDAYNIDDIDRQNYTPNTTASAQQVAQESGTVPNARLLDPNVLSDTFTQLQQVRSFYRFNSSLDIDQYTVDGQLQDYIVALREMDTSRLDEQQQNWINLHLNYTHGNGFVAAPANQVTDAGQPYFVSGSLGEAPTADAEQSDQQGAKLRTAFNRDNPVRQPRIYYGELASDYAVVGKAPGGEDREFDRPTTSGGDESEQVSSTYDGKGGVAVDSLTRKALFALYFRERNFLLSSALNDNSKVMYVRNPRERVEKVAPFLTLDGDPYPAVVDGRIQWIIDGYTTSNFYPYSQRETLGATAVDSRTGAGTVAQQNDQINYIRNSVKATVDAYDGTVTLYQFDDTDPVLKAWNKAFDGIVKPKKDIPPELAEHFRYPEDQFKVQRSLLAKYHVSTAGDYFNGQDFWQVPDDPTPGRGGKQPPFYVVAQWPDQAKPTFQITTPMVANRRNNLTALISAHYDDNYKPVIQMLELPGDSQISGPTQAQNKMRSEDTVRNNLNVLDLGDSEVVYGNLLTLPVAGGLLYVEPIYQRASGQDSIPLFQNVLMLYGEKVAYQSTLGGALDSLFGEGASQDAPEGQQPGDRPSTTPSPGATQSPGATPSPSTSASPSAPTSPTPSTAPAPGGSVDTAAAAVEKANADLKAAQRTGDLAAIGKATQDLQNAVNSWQAARARASASPTPRPTG from the coding sequence ATGCGTTCGCCGCTGCCGTCGGTGAGCCGACGCGCCCGGCGGGTCGTCATCGTTCTCGTATCCGCCGTCGTGCTGCTGTTCGTGCTCACCGCAGGGAGCAGCCTCTACGCCGACTGGCTCTGGTACGACGAGATCGGCCTCACCCGCGTTCTGACGACGCAGCTGCAAACCAAGCTGTTGTTGTTCGTCCTGTTCGGCGTCATCACCGGCGCGATCGTCGCCGTCAACCTCTACGTCGCGTACCGGTTGCGTCCGATCTTCGCGCCGATGTCGCTCGAGCAGCAGAACCTCGAGCGGTACCGGATGGCCATCGCGCCGCGCTTCGGCCTGCTCACGCTGGCCGCCGGTGCGGTCGTCGGCGTGATCACCGGCTTGTCGGCCCAGGGCCAGTGGGACACCTGGCTGCTGTTCGTCAACTCCACGCCGTTCGGCCAGAACGACGAGCAGTTCGGCCGGGACATCTCGTTCTACGTGTTCGAGTACCCGTTCTGGCGGTACGTGCTGAGCGTCGCGTTCACCGCGATCGTGCTCTCGGTGATCGGCGCGCTCGTCGTCCACTACCTGTTCGGCGGCATCCGCCTGCAGGCCGGCTCGGGCGGTCGCCTGGGCACCGCGGTCATCGGGCACCTGTCCGTCCTGCTCGGCCTGTTCGTCGCGCTGAAGGCGGTCGCGTACTACTTCGACCGCTTCGGGATGCTGTTCGGCTACAACGACGCGACGAAGACACACGGAGCCTCGGCCGCCGACATCGAGTTCTTGCTACCGGCGAAGAACATCCTGTTGTGGATCGCCGCGTTGTGCGCGTTGGTGTTCTTCGCCAACCTCGGCTTCCGGCGGGTGCTGCCACCGGCGATGGCGCTGATCCTGCTCGGCATCTCGGCCATCGTCATCGGTGGTGCGGTGCCGGCGCTGGCCGAGCAGTTCACGATCAAGCCGAACGCGGCCGAGCGTGAGGCCGACTACATCGAGCGCAGCATCGCGGCCACCCGGGATGCCTACAACATCGACGACATCGACCGGCAGAACTACACCCCGAACACCACGGCGTCGGCGCAACAGGTCGCCCAGGAATCGGGCACCGTGCCCAACGCGCGGTTGCTCGACCCGAACGTGCTGTCGGACACGTTCACGCAGCTCCAGCAGGTCCGGTCGTTCTACCGGTTCAACTCCAGCCTCGACATCGACCAGTACACCGTCGACGGTCAGCTGCAGGACTACATCGTCGCGCTGCGCGAGATGGACACGAGCCGGCTGGACGAACAGCAGCAGAACTGGATCAACCTGCATCTGAACTACACGCACGGCAACGGCTTCGTCGCCGCGCCGGCGAACCAGGTCACCGACGCCGGGCAGCCGTACTTCGTCTCGGGTTCGCTCGGCGAGGCGCCCACCGCCGACGCGGAGCAGTCCGACCAGCAGGGCGCGAAGCTGCGGACCGCGTTCAACCGCGACAACCCGGTGCGCCAGCCGCGGATCTACTACGGCGAACTGGCCAGCGACTACGCGGTCGTGGGCAAGGCACCCGGTGGCGAGGACCGCGAGTTCGACCGTCCCACCACGTCCGGTGGCGACGAGAGCGAGCAGGTCAGCTCCACCTACGACGGCAAGGGTGGCGTGGCGGTCGACTCGTTGACCCGCAAGGCGCTGTTCGCGCTGTACTTCCGCGAGCGCAACTTCCTGCTCTCCAGCGCGCTCAACGACAACTCGAAGGTCATGTACGTCCGCAACCCGCGCGAGCGGGTGGAGAAGGTCGCCCCCTTCCTGACGCTGGACGGCGACCCGTACCCGGCCGTTGTCGACGGTCGCATCCAGTGGATCATCGACGGCTACACGACCAGCAACTTCTACCCGTACTCGCAGCGCGAGACGCTCGGCGCCACCGCCGTCGACTCGCGGACGGGCGCGGGCACGGTCGCGCAGCAGAACGACCAGATCAACTACATCCGGAACTCGGTGAAGGCCACCGTCGACGCGTACGACGGCACGGTCACGCTCTACCAGTTCGACGACACCGACCCGGTGCTGAAGGCCTGGAACAAGGCCTTCGACGGCATCGTGAAGCCGAAGAAGGACATCCCGCCGGAGCTCGCCGAGCACTTCCGGTACCCGGAGGACCAGTTCAAGGTCCAGCGGTCGCTGCTGGCGAAGTACCACGTCAGCACCGCGGGTGACTACTTCAACGGCCAGGACTTCTGGCAGGTGCCGGACGACCCGACGCCGGGCCGCGGTGGCAAGCAGCCGCCGTTCTACGTCGTCGCGCAGTGGCCGGATCAGGCGAAGCCCACGTTCCAGATCACCACGCCGATGGTCGCCAACCGGCGGAACAACCTGACCGCGTTGATCAGCGCGCACTACGACGACAACTACAAACCGGTGATCCAGATGCTGGAGCTACCGGGTGATTCGCAGATCTCCGGTCCAACGCAAGCGCAGAACAAGATGCGTAGCGAGGACACGGTCCGGAACAACCTGAACGTGCTGGATCTGGGCGACTCCGAAGTGGTGTACGGCAACCTGCTGACGTTGCCGGTCGCTGGAGGATTGCTCTACGTCGAACCGATCTACCAGAGAGCCAGCGGGCAGGATTCGATCCCGCTGTTCCAGAACGTGCTGATGCTCTACGGGGAAAAGGTCGCGTACCAGTCCACGTTGGGCGGTGCGCTGGACAGCCTGTTCGGTGAGGGGGCGTCCCAGGACGCGCCCGAGGGTCAGCAGCCGGGCGATCGGCCGAGTACCACCCCGTCGCCGGGCGCCACCCAATCACCCGGGGCCACACCGTCACCGTCGACGTCGGCCAGCCCCAGCGCGCCGACGAGCCCGACGCCGAGCACGGCTCCGGCACCGGGCGGCAGCGTCGACACGGCCGCGGCCGCGGTCGAAAAGGCCAACGCCGACCTGAAGGCCGCTCAACGCACCGGTGACCTGGCCGCCATCGGTAAGGCCACCCAGGATCTGCAGAACGCGGTCAATTCCTGGCAGGCGGCGAGGGCCAGGGCCAGCGCCAGTCCAACGCCACGACCAACCGGCTGA
- a CDS encoding PPA1309 family protein, producing MTDVHSGVNGVSLPDPLHAVVLELERHADAGGWDQPPALYALVDTAELLAAEPGLADQVGISAEDLEPGSITPVEQESIGDAPLDETLARIAWPDSVLGCALVQEVLVLPPDAEDSRPDDADPVEWAAGHADRREVRMVAGVLRDGTSACALRMRPQDATEATEVVYGADLAPNLVVALRATLD from the coding sequence ATGACCGACGTCCACTCCGGCGTGAACGGGGTATCACTCCCCGACCCCCTGCACGCCGTCGTCCTCGAGCTCGAACGACACGCTGACGCGGGTGGCTGGGACCAGCCACCCGCGCTCTACGCCCTCGTCGACACCGCCGAGTTGCTCGCCGCCGAACCCGGCCTGGCCGACCAGGTCGGGATCTCCGCGGAGGATCTCGAACCCGGGTCGATCACGCCGGTCGAACAGGAGTCGATCGGCGACGCGCCGCTCGACGAGACGCTGGCCCGGATCGCCTGGCCCGACTCGGTGCTGGGCTGCGCGCTGGTGCAGGAGGTGCTGGTGCTCCCACCGGACGCCGAGGACTCCCGGCCGGACGACGCCGACCCGGTGGAGTGGGCGGCCGGCCACGCCGACCGGCGCGAGGTGCGCATGGTCGCCGGTGTACTGCGCGACGGCACGAGCGCGTGCGCGTTGCGGATGCGCCCGCAGGACGCCACCGAGGCCACCGAGGTCGTCTACGGGGCCGACCTGGCCCCGAACCTGGTGGTTGCGCTCCGAGCGACCCTCGACTAA
- a CDS encoding HVA1 family protein — translation MTNSFRKGDRVSWKSHGGEAVGTVQKKLTSDTEEAGRTVRASSDDPQYLVKSDQSGGTAVHKPSALTRVDS, via the coding sequence ATGACGAACTCTTTCCGCAAGGGTGATCGGGTGAGCTGGAAGAGCCACGGCGGCGAAGCCGTCGGCACGGTGCAGAAGAAGCTCACGAGCGACACCGAAGAAGCCGGCCGCACCGTGAGAGCCAGCAGCGACGACCCGCAGTACCTCGTCAAGAGCGACCAGAGCGGCGGCACCGCGGTCCACAAGCCCTCCGCGCTCACCCGCGTCGACAGCTGA
- a CDS encoding GntR family transcriptional regulator: MAADQSQYDQPQYQVIANDLRARIQRRELPPGAQVPTEKDLAAAYDCSRNTVRMALLALANEGLISAGRARAGRTVRRREQFVLTHRVEEDLGAARFRGPDSFADQAHRNGRTPTQEIEVSIVAAGPEWATRLEVPADERLVVRRRVRFLDGAPSHLSESYYPLSLVEDTPVLDPREIVPSVVPLLAALGHRQVRYADEILTRMPDPEESRLLEIGVGVPVIEHVRTGWSVARPVRLTRTVLPGDRHQLRYELPG, encoded by the coding sequence ATGGCAGCCGACCAGAGCCAATACGACCAGCCGCAATACCAGGTCATCGCGAACGATCTGCGCGCCCGCATCCAGCGGCGGGAGCTGCCGCCGGGCGCCCAGGTGCCCACCGAGAAAGACCTCGCGGCCGCCTACGACTGCTCGCGCAACACCGTCCGGATGGCGTTGCTGGCGCTCGCCAACGAGGGCCTGATCTCGGCCGGCCGCGCGCGGGCCGGCCGCACCGTCCGGCGGCGTGAGCAGTTCGTGCTGACGCACCGGGTCGAGGAGGATCTCGGCGCGGCCCGGTTCCGCGGCCCCGACAGCTTCGCCGACCAGGCGCACCGCAACGGCCGGACGCCGACGCAGGAGATCGAGGTCTCGATCGTGGCCGCCGGGCCCGAATGGGCCACCCGGCTCGAGGTGCCGGCCGACGAGCGGCTGGTCGTGCGTCGCCGGGTGCGCTTCCTGGACGGCGCGCCGTCGCACCTGTCCGAGTCGTACTACCCGCTGTCGCTGGTGGAGGACACGCCGGTGCTCGACCCCCGGGAGATCGTGCCGAGCGTCGTGCCGTTGCTGGCGGCGCTGGGGCACCGGCAGGTGCGCTACGCCGACGAGATCCTCACCCGGATGCCCGATCCGGAGGAGTCGCGGCTGCTCGAGATCGGGGTCGGCGTGCCGGTCATCGAGCACGTCCGCACCGGCTGGAGCGTGGCCAGGCCGGTGCGCCTGACCAGGACCGTACTGCCCGGCGACCGCCACCAGCTCCGGTACGAGCTACCGGGCTGA
- a CDS encoding antitoxin: MGLFDKAKAFVDKHDAQVDKGLDKLGDIVDERTGRKHSANIDKAVDAAQKHTGEGDTTRNR, translated from the coding sequence ATGGGTCTGTTCGACAAGGCGAAGGCATTCGTCGACAAGCACGACGCGCAGGTCGACAAGGGCCTGGACAAGCTCGGCGACATCGTCGACGAGCGCACCGGCCGTAAGCACAGCGCCAACATCGACAAAGCCGTCGACGCCGCGCAGAAGCACACCGGCGAGGGCGACACCACCAGGAACCGATAG
- a CDS encoding NAD-dependent epimerase/dehydratase family protein, producing MTRPLRAARAAAAPSAGLTVAVTGAASPIGQAICRSLANAEGIRQVIALDAKKPGVPNVRWRKADPTDPTLASALHRVDTLVHLAVADDPALDRAEQRRRTVTGASVALTAAAATGVRHVVLLSSARVYGAFADNPVPLPDSSPVRARPDGSALDDLLSVEEFAARAARMYPQVETALLRPAVIVGRGIDRPAGGALDGPRLLVVRGTKPIWQFCHTEDLAGAVLTTVLARLTGPLNVGSEGWIEQSEVERILGRRRVELPADAAVGTATRLHAQGISGDPATQLDYLMHPWAVDAGKLRAAGWEPAYTNEEALSSWAQGRPLLPLRISVKGAAVAGGAAAGVSVALVGTAALVRRARRNRRSRR from the coding sequence ATGACCCGCCCGCTTCGTGCCGCGCGTGCCGCCGCGGCCCCCTCGGCGGGCCTCACCGTGGCGGTCACGGGTGCCGCGTCTCCCATCGGCCAGGCAATCTGTCGTAGTTTGGCCAACGCTGAGGGAATTCGTCAGGTGATTGCGCTCGACGCGAAAAAGCCGGGCGTGCCCAACGTCCGGTGGCGGAAAGCCGACCCGACCGACCCCACGCTCGCCTCCGCCCTGCACCGGGTCGACACGCTCGTGCATCTCGCGGTCGCCGACGATCCGGCCCTCGACCGCGCCGAGCAGCGTCGGCGCACGGTCACCGGCGCCTCGGTCGCGCTGACCGCCGCGGCGGCCACCGGCGTCCGGCACGTCGTCCTGCTGTCCTCGGCGCGGGTCTACGGCGCGTTCGCCGACAACCCGGTGCCGCTGCCGGACTCCTCGCCCGTGCGGGCCCGCCCGGACGGCAGCGCGCTCGACGACCTGCTCTCGGTCGAAGAGTTCGCCGCCCGGGCCGCCCGGATGTATCCGCAGGTGGAGACCGCGTTGCTGCGCCCGGCGGTGATCGTCGGACGGGGCATCGACCGCCCGGCCGGCGGCGCGCTCGACGGGCCGCGTCTGCTGGTGGTGCGGGGCACCAAGCCGATCTGGCAGTTCTGCCACACCGAGGACCTGGCCGGTGCGGTGCTCACCACCGTCCTCGCCCGCCTCACCGGCCCGCTCAACGTCGGCTCCGAGGGCTGGATCGAGCAGTCCGAGGTCGAGCGGATCCTCGGCCGCCGCCGGGTCGAGCTCCCCGCCGACGCCGCGGTCGGCACCGCGACCCGCCTGCACGCGCAGGGCATCAGCGGCGACCCGGCGACGCAGCTGGACTACCTGATGCACCCGTGGGCGGTCGACGCCGGGAAGCTGCGCGCCGCCGGCTGGGAGCCGGCGTACACCAACGAGGAGGCGCTGAGCAGCTGGGCGCAGGGGCGGCCGCTGCTGCCGCTGCGGATCAGCGTGAAGGGTGCCGCGGTGGCCGGTGGCGCCGCGGCCGGCGTCTCGGTCGCGCTCGTCGGCACCGCCGCTCTGGTGCGCAGAGCCCGTCGTAACCGTCGGTCCCGACGGTGA
- a CDS encoding zinc-dependent metalloprotease, whose translation MTDTPFGFSLPGGQPNPNDPQWAAMMAQLQQILSSSQSGGTVNWDLAKQVATGLARESDRSLTATERTEAVDALRLADVWLDLVTSLPSGVSHAVGWSQLEWIDATIPAWKRLCDPLAERVVGAMSKMLPEQAAAQLGPMTGMLAGIGGMMFGGQVGQGIGQLSGEVLTSSDIGLPLGPAGTAALLPTNLAKFSEGLEQPTEEIRLYVALREAAHARLFGHVNWLRTHVLDAVDAYARGIHVDPDTIERAMHEIDPNDPESMQQALSGGLFTPEDTPAQQAALARLETALALVEGWVSHIVDKVAAERLPGAAALTETFRRRRAEGGPAEQTFATLVGLELRPRRLRDAATLWNALLEHRGAEGRDAVWGHPDLVPTSSDLDDPEAFARADNDGPDFDISDLDKM comes from the coding sequence ATGACCGACACCCCGTTCGGCTTCTCGCTTCCGGGGGGTCAACCTAACCCCAACGACCCGCAGTGGGCAGCGATGATGGCTCAACTGCAGCAGATCCTCTCGTCGTCGCAGTCTGGCGGAACGGTCAACTGGGACCTCGCCAAACAGGTCGCCACCGGGCTGGCGCGGGAGAGCGACCGCTCGCTCACCGCCACCGAACGCACGGAGGCCGTCGACGCTCTCCGACTCGCCGACGTATGGCTCGACCTCGTCACCAGTCTGCCTTCTGGTGTCTCGCACGCGGTGGGGTGGAGTCAGCTCGAATGGATCGACGCCACGATTCCCGCCTGGAAGCGGCTGTGCGATCCGCTCGCCGAGCGGGTGGTCGGCGCGATGAGCAAGATGTTGCCCGAGCAGGCGGCCGCGCAGCTCGGCCCGATGACCGGGATGCTCGCCGGCATCGGCGGGATGATGTTCGGCGGCCAGGTGGGCCAGGGCATCGGGCAGCTCTCCGGTGAGGTGCTGACGTCGTCCGACATCGGTCTCCCGCTGGGGCCGGCGGGAACGGCGGCGTTGCTGCCGACGAACCTGGCGAAGTTCAGCGAGGGGCTGGAGCAGCCGACCGAGGAGATCCGGCTCTACGTCGCGCTGCGCGAGGCCGCGCACGCCCGGCTGTTCGGGCACGTCAACTGGCTGCGTACGCACGTGCTCGACGCCGTCGACGCGTACGCGCGGGGCATTCACGTCGACCCCGACACGATCGAGCGCGCGATGCACGAGATCGACCCGAACGACCCCGAGTCGATGCAGCAGGCGCTGAGCGGTGGGTTGTTCACCCCCGAGGACACGCCGGCGCAGCAGGCCGCCCTGGCCCGCCTGGAGACCGCGCTCGCGCTGGTCGAGGGTTGGGTGTCGCACATCGTCGACAAGGTGGCGGCCGAGCGTCTGCCGGGGGCCGCGGCGCTCACCGAGACGTTCCGCCGCCGCCGGGCCGAGGGCGGTCCGGCCGAGCAGACGTTCGCGACGCTGGTGGGCCTGGAGTTGCGCCCGCGCCGGCTGCGTGACGCCGCGACGCTCTGGAACGCGCTGCTCGAACACCGCGGGGCCGAAGGACGCGACGCCGTGTGGGGCCACCCCGACCTGGTGCCGACCTCGTCCGACCTCGACGACCCCGAAGCCTTCGCCCGCGCGGACAACGACGGTCCCGACTTCGACATCTCGGACCTCGACAAGATGTGA
- a CDS encoding PDZ domain-containing protein encodes MLRRGLTVFVGAILALLLSLGMALLPVPYVALGPGPTVNTLGSRDGHEIVTITGTPTSRSAGHLNLTTVSVSPDLNLGNALVGWLDGTVAVVPREVVYPPGESRQQVNQENAQAFKDSQTSAETAALRELGYPVKVTVSKVAPGSPSTGKLAVGDVLTSVDDTAVTSGAKLRALLATKQPAQTVKIGYRRGTTTGTASVTLARSDDDARPLLKIETKDEQPHPFQVSFDLDKIGGPSAGLMFALAVIDKVKPEDLTGGKFIAGTGEIDDDGNVGAIGGIAQKMVAARRAGATTFLVPADNCLEAAGATPDGLELARVQTLDEALTALTEIRAGRPPRGC; translated from the coding sequence ATGTTGCGGCGCGGCTTGACGGTGTTCGTTGGCGCCATCCTCGCGTTGCTGCTCTCGCTCGGCATGGCGCTGCTGCCGGTGCCCTACGTGGCGCTCGGCCCCGGCCCGACGGTCAACACGCTCGGTAGCCGCGACGGCCACGAGATCGTGACGATCACCGGGACGCCCACCAGCAGGTCCGCCGGCCACCTGAACCTCACCACGGTGTCGGTGAGCCCCGACCTGAACCTCGGTAACGCGCTGGTGGGCTGGCTCGACGGCACGGTGGCGGTGGTGCCGCGCGAGGTCGTGTACCCCCCGGGGGAGTCCCGGCAGCAGGTCAACCAGGAGAACGCCCAGGCGTTCAAGGACTCGCAGACCTCAGCCGAGACCGCTGCGTTGCGTGAGCTCGGCTATCCGGTGAAGGTCACGGTCTCCAAGGTCGCGCCCGGCTCGCCGTCCACCGGCAAGCTGGCGGTCGGCGACGTCCTCACCTCGGTCGACGACACCGCGGTGACCAGCGGCGCGAAGCTGCGCGCGCTGCTGGCCACCAAGCAGCCGGCGCAGACGGTCAAGATCGGCTACCGGCGGGGGACGACCACCGGCACGGCGTCGGTCACGTTGGCGCGCAGTGACGACGACGCGCGTCCGCTGCTGAAGATCGAGACCAAGGACGAGCAGCCGCACCCGTTCCAGGTCTCGTTCGACCTCGACAAGATCGGCGGCCCGTCGGCGGGGCTGATGTTCGCGCTGGCCGTCATCGACAAGGTCAAGCCGGAGGACCTCACCGGCGGCAAGTTCATCGCCGGCACCGGTGAGATCGACGACGACGGCAACGTCGGCGCGATCGGCGGCATCGCGCAGAAGATGGTGGCCGCCCGGCGCGCCGGTGCGACCACCTTCCTGGTGCCTGCGGACAACTGTCTGGAGGCGGCCGGCGCGACTCCCGACGGCCTGGAGCTCGCGCGCGTGCAGACGCTGGACGAGGCCCTCACCGCGCTCACCGAGATCCGCGCCGGCCGCCCGCCGCGCGGCTGTTAG